The Candidatus Kapaibacterium sp. genome has a segment encoding these proteins:
- a CDS encoding PorV/PorQ family protein has product MPIICKKYSLPFLRTAILCMLVFGLSLQIGSAQVSSGGYSETYLFRNIGARAISMAGAYSAVVNEPSGIYYNPAGIGFMNEIPTVSASVSILGLGRSYNSLTWAQQVMPNFGVGFGFNALTTPEFTARDIMGNQIGTISAMQYNLALAAAYCLEFMSMGVSVKYLNHGVSGISSGASGFAVDLGTKFNVMDMFSVGIAMQNISAMMFWDTPYEPREDIPFRVRAGVAMEFALNDETYSTRSTTTGEQLQIYVPATRYVLVSSDLVITQFEENPTWVIGTEAVPHELIAFRGGIAVYGDKYGQAELFPMTYWGAGVSIRPDLKENLPFKFNVDYSLSNEYLTESGLAHHISIVFEF; this is encoded by the coding sequence ATGCCGATAATTTGCAAAAAATATTCATTGCCTTTCCTAAGGACTGCCATACTATGTATGCTTGTTTTTGGGCTATCACTTCAAATTGGGTCTGCTCAAGTATCATCCGGCGGATATTCCGAAACATACTTATTCAGAAACATTGGAGCACGCGCTATTTCTATGGCTGGAGCATATTCAGCCGTTGTAAATGAGCCGTCGGGCATTTATTACAATCCGGCAGGAATCGGTTTTATGAATGAAATCCCCACAGTAAGCGCTTCTGTCTCGATTCTCGGTCTGGGTCGTTCGTATAATTCTCTTACATGGGCTCAACAAGTGATGCCAAATTTTGGAGTTGGTTTCGGTTTCAATGCTCTCACCACTCCCGAATTTACTGCTCGTGATATAATGGGCAACCAGATTGGAACAATTTCGGCAATGCAATACAATCTTGCTTTAGCAGCAGCATATTGTCTCGAATTTATGAGTATGGGCGTATCTGTAAAATATTTGAATCATGGAGTTTCGGGTATTTCAAGTGGAGCGAGCGGATTTGCAGTTGACTTGGGGACAAAATTCAATGTTATGGATATGTTCTCGGTTGGGATTGCTATGCAAAATATTTCCGCAATGATGTTTTGGGATACTCCATATGAACCTCGCGAAGATATTCCATTTAGAGTAAGAGCCGGTGTTGCAATGGAATTTGCCCTGAATGATGAAACTTATAGTACGCGTTCTACAACAACAGGAGAGCAATTACAGATTTATGTCCCGGCTACACGATACGTATTGGTCTCGTCCGATTTGGTGATTACACAATTTGAAGAAAACCCAACTTGGGTAATTGGCACAGAAGCTGTCCCTCATGAATTGATTGCATTCAGAGGTGGAATTGCTGTCTATGGCGATAAATATGGACAAGCAGAGCTTTTCCCGATGACTTATTGGGGTGCAGGGGTTTCTATCCGTCCCGATTTGAAAGAAAATCTACCTTTCAAATTTAATGTAGATTACTCATTATCGAATGAATATTTGACCGAATCCGGACTTGCTCATCACATCAGCATTGTATTTGAATTCTAA
- a CDS encoding T9SS type A sorting domain-containing protein, translated as MKNRILNLAFLSILLLFGSNYTLFASETNNPKSNRGTKFVDYKSTEMPLSSSVENDTVKTNNIVNIWNSNDAYNVKVALKDKDSEIDIGIYNMLGKEVLKVVQKGIQTADEAIYEFNVSKLPNGVYLCVLIGRNFRDVEKFIISR; from the coding sequence ATGAAGAATAGAATTCTAAATTTAGCTTTTTTATCAATTCTGCTATTATTCGGCTCTAATTATACTCTATTTGCATCTGAAACCAATAACCCCAAATCCAATCGTGGCACAAAATTTGTTGATTATAAGTCAACTGAGATGCCCCTTTCATCAAGTGTCGAAAATGATACAGTAAAGACAAATAATATTGTCAATATCTGGAACAGCAATGACGCTTACAATGTGAAAGTAGCATTGAAGGATAAAGATAGTGAAATTGACATTGGGATTTATAATATGTTGGGGAAAGAGGTGTTGAAAGTTGTCCAAAAAGGCATTCAAACTGCTGACGAAGCCATATATGAATTTAATGTCAGTAAGCTACCCAACGGAGTTTATCTGTGTGTATTGATTGGCAGAAACTTCAGGGATGTTGAGAAATTTATAATTTCAAGATAA
- a CDS encoding HDOD domain-containing protein, translating to MLNRVKKKLESIRDLPTIPIVISEVLAAIDNPNTSAAHLAELIEKDQALTARVLRIANSPFYGYSRAISTIDLAIVIMGLNTLKEIVLSLIIKRFFSKITANMFDAKQFWNYSVYCGAASKLLSRKLGYKITGEAFIAGLMHDIGFLVIIEYFKADFLKMGQIHLHAQISHLEAEDLILGSTHAEIGAWIAEKWNFPENIVEAIQNHHTHYQKLIPENGIMSIVDDFNEVQHPLTAIVSLSEWFAEINGYKNWLQSDDVTEYYLSSELFTDDNEVSDFINDTAFITLREEINEEFEKAAIFGEV from the coding sequence ATGCTTAATAGAGTTAAGAAAAAGCTCGAATCAATCAGAGATTTGCCAACTATTCCGATTGTGATTTCTGAAGTACTCGCTGCAATAGATAATCCGAACACAAGTGCGGCACATTTGGCAGAGTTAATCGAAAAAGACCAAGCATTGACGGCAAGGGTTTTGAGAATAGCAAACTCCCCTTTTTACGGATATTCAAGAGCAATTTCAACCATTGATTTGGCAATTGTTATAATGGGACTAAACACACTAAAAGAAATCGTACTCAGTTTGATTATTAAGAGATTCTTCTCCAAAATCACTGCAAACATGTTTGATGCTAAGCAATTTTGGAATTATTCGGTTTATTGTGGTGCAGCCTCGAAATTATTATCCAGAAAGCTTGGCTATAAAATCACCGGTGAAGCATTCATCGCAGGTTTGATGCACGACATTGGATTCTTAGTTATTATCGAGTATTTCAAAGCAGATTTTTTGAAAATGGGTCAAATACATCTTCATGCCCAAATTTCTCACCTTGAAGCAGAAGACTTAATCCTTGGTTCGACTCATGCGGAAATCGGTGCATGGATAGCTGAAAAATGGAACTTCCCCGAAAATATAGTCGAGGCAATCCAAAACCATCATACTCATTACCAAAAATTAATTCCTGAAAACGGTATTATGTCTATTGTTGATGACTTTAACGAAGTCCAGCATCCTCTGACTGCTATCGTTTCCTTGTCTGAATGGTTTGCTGAAATCAACGGGTATAAGAATTGGCTACAATCCGATGATGTAACTGAGTATTATTTGTCGAGCGAACTTTTTACGGACGACAACGAGGTTTCGGATTTCATAAATGATACTGCATTTATTACACTGAGAGAAGAGATAAACGAAGAATTTGAGAAAGCAGCAATTTTCGGAGAAGTATAA
- a CDS encoding FliA/WhiG family RNA polymerase sigma factor → MAEIRTNPNEIWLAYFSERNHHEKSRLISHYIWLIKYAIANMPLPSNTILEDQDFMNFGILGLNNAIERFDPNRGVKFESYAIKRIKGIIQDELRKLDWLTRTTRKKAQDLVKANDKIKSREGREATTNEIISMLNITPEKYKSYLQAAADSKATLNAIENGNLQFNDDDDDRNDIEEVADTDTAFYELIEEEERSNYIQLYIKSLKENKRIVLTLYYFENLTFKEIGKVLNISESRVCQIHSQIIKELKEKLIEFDYA, encoded by the coding sequence ATGGCTGAAATAAGAACGAATCCCAACGAGATTTGGTTGGCTTATTTTAGTGAAAGGAACCATCATGAAAAGAGTAGGTTGATTTCGCATTATATTTGGCTGATTAAATACGCAATCGCCAACATGCCACTGCCTTCAAATACAATTTTGGAAGACCAAGATTTCATGAATTTTGGGATATTAGGTTTAAATAACGCAATCGAAAGATTCGACCCCAATCGTGGTGTGAAGTTTGAATCATATGCTATAAAAAGAATCAAGGGTATTATTCAAGATGAACTCCGTAAGTTGGATTGGCTCACAAGAACCACTCGGAAAAAGGCACAAGATTTGGTAAAAGCGAATGATAAGATTAAAAGTCGCGAAGGCAGAGAAGCTACAACCAATGAAATAATCAGCATGTTGAATATAACGCCCGAAAAGTATAAGTCCTATTTACAGGCGGCAGCTGATTCGAAAGCAACATTGAATGCTATCGAGAACGGGAATTTGCAATTCAATGATGACGACGATGACAGAAACGACATTGAGGAGGTTGCAGATACTGATACGGCTTTTTATGAATTGATTGAAGAAGAAGAGCGCTCGAATTACATTCAATTATATATCAAATCACTTAAAGAAAACAAAAGGATTGTACTAACATTGTATTATTTTGAAAATTTAACTTTTAAAGAAATCGGAAAGGTGCTGAATATTTCTGAAAGCCGGGTTTGTCAGATTCACAGCCAAATAATCAAAGAATTGAAAGAAAAATTGATTGAGTTCGATTATGCTTAA
- a CDS encoding P-loop NTPase, with product MNNIYTDSFLHSREKTPLAISICSGKGGVGKSFISSNLAYLLAESGAKVLIFDADSQFPNQHLIMGVEPPVRLTQVYRKKVKVSDAIFQVSPNLFLLADMPAGGLNNSTDEFPLLDVYKYILLEHDFDFIILDSPAGASQRVIESCEIANLTIFVITDEPTSLLDAYGLIKILLNYIPVSKMRLLVNNVIDFEDADEMTTKLNAATLKFLGLEIDALGFVPYDRMVRLSIQKQELLCQINPNHDVTNALKRIISAIKNDLTVNIT from the coding sequence ATGAACAACATTTATACCGATAGCTTTTTGCATTCACGAGAAAAAACACCCTTAGCCATATCAATATGCTCCGGCAAAGGTGGCGTGGGCAAGAGCTTCATCTCTTCCAATTTAGCATATTTATTAGCCGAATCCGGTGCAAAAGTATTGATTTTCGATGCCGATTCACAATTCCCCAATCAACATTTGATAATGGGAGTTGAGCCACCTGTAAGATTAACCCAAGTGTATCGGAAAAAAGTCAAGGTTTCGGATGCGATTTTCCAAGTCAGTCCAAATCTTTTCCTTCTTGCTGATATGCCAGCCGGTGGATTGAACAATTCAACTGATGAATTCCCACTGCTTGATGTGTATAAATATATTCTGTTAGAACATGATTTCGATTTCATAATATTGGATTCTCCAGCCGGCGCTTCCCAAAGAGTCATTGAAAGCTGCGAAATTGCAAATTTAACCATATTTGTGATTACCGACGAACCGACATCATTATTGGATGCATACGGGTTAATCAAGATTTTGCTTAATTATATCCCGGTTTCAAAGATGAGACTATTGGTTAATAACGTGATTGACTTTGAAGACGCCGACGAAATGACGACCAAACTAAATGCAGCCACTTTGAAATTTTTGGGATTGGAAATTGATGCACTTGGATTTGTACCCTATGACCGAATGGTAAGATTGTCAATCCAAAAGCAAGAACTACTGTGTCAGATTAACCCAAATCATGATGTTACGAACGCACTCAAAAGGATAATTTCAGCAATAAAGAACGATTTAACCGTTAATATCACTTAA
- the flhF gene encoding flagellar biosynthesis protein FlhF: MKIKKFVAENLKEGKNKIVADLGDDAIILSSRVIQDPVSGKEFVEIVAALDQSSIKTEPNKPNATSIKGIAKATDSSPSANLFRSSALNDKSKDSYNRQFDEIKEMLAKLNDNIKVEKLVSNDNVINEFYHKLLKSDFSETTSKAILAALNEYKSYNDVNEALIEARKIISSGIIVQPALNKSNISQSCIFLGPTGSGKTSTLIKLALIAKLIHKADVMIISTDTYKVGGAEQLETLASIASIHYKTVYTASDLRELIIQESKRDIILVDTAGKNFKEKSHIESLKDLIDAGKFTQIYLVLAGNHSSKFYESALEAFGKLSPNSLIITKIDESDNLGTLYSVLSENMLPISYITTGQQIPDDIEPADKLLLTKLILPD, translated from the coding sequence ATGAAAATTAAAAAATTTGTTGCAGAGAATTTGAAAGAAGGAAAGAATAAGATTGTAGCCGATTTGGGCGACGATGCTATTATTCTTTCCAGTAGAGTGATTCAGGACCCTGTTTCGGGTAAAGAATTCGTTGAAATTGTTGCTGCATTAGACCAAAGTTCGATTAAAACCGAGCCTAATAAACCCAATGCAACGAGCATCAAAGGAATCGCCAAAGCAACAGATTCGAGTCCAAGTGCAAATTTGTTCCGTTCGAGCGCACTAAATGACAAATCAAAAGATTCGTACAACCGCCAGTTCGATGAAATCAAAGAAATGTTGGCTAAATTAAACGACAACATCAAAGTCGAAAAGCTTGTATCAAATGATAACGTGATAAATGAATTTTATCATAAATTGCTCAAAAGTGATTTTAGCGAGACTACGAGTAAAGCAATTTTGGCAGCATTAAATGAATACAAAAGTTACAATGACGTAAATGAAGCATTGATTGAAGCACGAAAAATTATATCGTCGGGCATTATTGTTCAACCTGCATTGAATAAGTCCAATATTAGCCAATCGTGTATTTTCTTAGGTCCAACAGGCTCAGGAAAAACCTCAACTTTGATAAAATTGGCACTCATTGCTAAATTGATTCATAAGGCAGATGTGATGATTATTTCTACCGACACTTATAAAGTTGGCGGAGCGGAACAATTAGAGACATTAGCTTCCATTGCTTCGATTCATTACAAAACTGTTTATACAGCATCCGATTTACGAGAATTAATAATACAAGAGAGCAAGCGAGATATAATATTAGTTGATACAGCAGGTAAAAATTTCAAGGAAAAATCACACATTGAAAGTCTGAAAGACTTGATTGATGCCGGAAAGTTCACCCAAATTTACTTAGTTTTAGCAGGCAATCATTCTTCAAAATTTTACGAATCTGCTTTAGAAGCATTTGGGAAACTATCGCCAAATAGTTTGATAATAACAAAAATTGACGAAAGCGATAATTTAGGGACATTGTATTCGGTACTTAGCGAAAACATGCTCCCAATATCATATATTACTACAGGGCAACAAATCCCTGACGACATAGAACCGGCAGATAAATTATTACTGACAAAACTAATTTTACCGGATTAA
- a CDS encoding transketolase — translation MDLQIKFEEKIFENKRRAPDEFKIIANTLRQDIIKSLLLAGSGHSGGPLGIADLMSVLYFGGYINYNPTEPEWKDRDRFVLSAGHMAPILYAVLARAGYFPAAELATLRKFGSRLQGHPGLDVKLPGVETSSGSLGQGVSIAVGMAMSHKLVDKDSKEVYSITGDGELQEGICWEAAMTAGTYGLDNFCWIVDNNDCQIDGRVKNVMSIYPIKEKFEAFGFTVFEIDGHNIVEIIQTLDKFTRYHALRKGKPVCIIAKTYMGNGVSFMHDNYKWHGNPPNKEQAAKALEELSK, via the coding sequence ATGGATTTACAAATCAAATTTGAAGAAAAGATTTTCGAGAACAAAAGACGGGCACCCGACGAGTTCAAGATAATCGCAAATACACTCAGACAGGATATTATAAAAAGTTTGCTTTTAGCGGGCTCCGGACATAGCGGCGGACCTCTCGGGATAGCAGATTTGATGTCAGTTTTGTATTTTGGTGGATATATAAACTATAATCCAACCGAACCCGAATGGAAAGATAGAGATAGATTTGTCTTGAGTGCGGGGCATATGGCTCCCATACTCTACGCAGTATTAGCACGTGCAGGGTATTTTCCTGCAGCAGAACTCGCAACTTTGCGTAAATTCGGTAGCCGATTGCAGGGGCATCCCGGATTGGATGTCAAACTTCCTGGAGTTGAAACTTCGTCGGGTTCCTTGGGGCAAGGTGTTTCGATTGCCGTAGGAATGGCGATGAGCCATAAACTTGTTGACAAAGACTCCAAGGAAGTGTATTCAATCACCGGTGATGGTGAACTCCAAGAAGGCATTTGCTGGGAAGCCGCAATGACAGCCGGAACATATGGATTGGACAATTTCTGCTGGATTGTTGACAATAATGATTGCCAAATTGACGGAAGAGTCAAAAATGTTATGAGTATTTATCCGATTAAGGAGAAATTCGAAGCATTTGGTTTCACCGTTTTTGAAATTGATGGTCATAATATCGTCGAGATTATCCAAACCTTAGATAAATTCACTCGCTATCATGCTTTGCGCAAAGGAAAACCTGTTTGTATCATCGCTAAAACTTATATGGGTAATGGCGTTTCGTTCATGCACGATAATTATAAATGGCACGGCAATCCGCCTAACAAGGAACAGGCTGCTAAAGCATTGGAGGAACTTTCTAAATGA
- a CDS encoding CCA tRNA nucleotidyltransferase, with product MKDIDKDSEKPKKFRKRKVIQEIEQNPPIQSELIKIDEPIIIQIAELADQHGYEIYIVGGYVRDLLLGRERKDFDFSIVGDSIEFANLVANTFNTKAVIYERFRTALVPINSFNCEFVGTRKEIYEASSRNPIVTIGTLEDDLKRRDFTVNALAISLNKSDFGNLIDLFGGIDDLRNKILRTPLDPETTYTDDPLRMMRAARFASQLDFELDPNSLNTIQSMSERISIISQERISDEFLKIIASDAPSKGLGILFNTGLMKIIFPEMYETAGVDIVEKTTKSYAHKDVFWHSLKVLDNISKNTDNLWLRFVALVHDIAKPRTKKFIEGTGWSFHGHEEIGARMMPKIFRKMKLPLEPLDYVQKLIRLHQRPMVLVDSQVTDSAVRRLAAHAGADLEDLFTLVRADITTKNPNLSEKYKRNYENVFNKVIEVQEKDRLREFQSPVRGEMIMELCELQPSKPVGIIKSKIEDAILDGLIPNEYEAALQFLIENKDSWLDEIRASNPHLFRLP from the coding sequence ATGAAAGACATTGATAAAGATAGCGAAAAGCCCAAAAAATTTCGCAAACGAAAAGTAATTCAAGAAATTGAACAAAATCCTCCAATTCAGAGCGAATTAATCAAAATTGATGAGCCAATTATAATCCAAATTGCTGAATTAGCTGACCAACACGGCTATGAAATTTACATCGTCGGTGGTTATGTCAGAGATTTGCTTTTGGGCAGAGAAAGGAAAGATTTTGACTTTTCAATTGTTGGCGATTCGATTGAATTTGCAAATCTCGTGGCTAATACTTTCAATACAAAAGCTGTTATTTACGAAAGATTCAGAACTGCACTTGTCCCCATCAATAGTTTCAATTGCGAATTTGTAGGCACTCGCAAGGAAATTTACGAAGCTTCGTCGCGTAATCCGATAGTTACGATTGGGACTCTGGAAGACGACCTCAAAAGGCGAGATTTCACAGTTAACGCATTAGCAATTTCTTTGAATAAATCGGATTTCGGCAATCTGATTGACTTATTTGGCGGGATTGATGATTTGCGAAATAAAATATTACGAACTCCGCTGGACCCCGAAACTACTTATACTGATGACCCTTTGCGAATGATGCGAGCAGCACGATTTGCGTCACAGCTCGATTTTGAACTTGACCCGAATTCTCTCAATACGATTCAATCTATGTCTGAACGAATTTCAATAATCTCACAGGAACGAATTAGCGACGAATTTCTTAAAATAATAGCTTCTGATGCTCCAAGCAAGGGTCTTGGGATACTGTTCAACACAGGTTTGATGAAAATAATTTTCCCGGAAATGTATGAAACTGCAGGTGTGGACATAGTTGAAAAAACCACGAAATCTTACGCACATAAAGATGTTTTTTGGCATTCATTAAAGGTTTTAGATAATATTTCCAAAAATACAGACAATCTTTGGCTCAGATTTGTGGCTTTAGTTCACGATATTGCAAAACCGCGTACTAAGAAATTTATCGAAGGAACAGGTTGGTCATTTCATGGGCACGAGGAAATCGGGGCGCGTATGATGCCCAAAATATTTCGCAAAATGAAGTTGCCATTGGAACCACTCGATTACGTCCAGAAGCTGATACGTTTGCATCAGCGACCAATGGTGTTGGTTGATTCACAAGTTACTGATTCTGCGGTTCGCCGACTCGCAGCACACGCAGGAGCTGATTTGGAAGACTTGTTCACTCTTGTGAGAGCAGATATTACGACCAAAAACCCGAATCTATCTGAAAAATACAAACGCAATTATGAAAATGTCTTCAACAAGGTCATTGAAGTTCAAGAAAAAGACCGCCTGAGGGAATTCCAATCACCCGTTCGCGGCGAAATGATTATGGAATTATGCGAATTGCAACCTTCAAAACCAGTCGGCATAATCAAATCGAAAATTGAAGATGCTATTCTTGATGGTTTGATTCCCAACGAATACGAAGCTGCATTGCAATTTTTAATCGAAAATAAAGATTCATGGTTAGATGAAATTCGTGCTTCTAATCCTCATCTGTTTCGCCTTCCCTGA